One window of the Candidatus Zixiibacteriota bacterium genome contains the following:
- a CDS encoding conserved hypothetical protein (Evidence 4 : Unknown function but conserved in other organisms), which translates to MSTSDFCMHYVCTHDEARKLINSHARFWVSNCGCRESRGYCHRSRIDLCLMFRDDIEPTGFGFHEISYVDVERIFDEAGEKHLVTRPFRDMNDPARVDGICFCCDDCCGYFLNPVEECDKGPLIEETVMEDCTHCAVCTEVCYFGARKMAGGKLLLDREKCYGCGLCVDICPENCITMIRRL; encoded by the coding sequence ATGAGCACGAGTGATTTCTGCATGCATTATGTTTGTACCCATGACGAGGCCCGGAAATTGATTAACAGCCATGCCCGCTTCTGGGTCAGTAACTGCGGTTGCCGCGAGAGCCGCGGCTACTGCCACCGCTCCCGAATCGATCTCTGTCTGATGTTCCGCGATGATATCGAGCCGACCGGCTTCGGATTTCACGAAATCTCTTATGTCGATGTGGAACGGATTTTCGACGAAGCCGGGGAAAAGCATCTGGTGACCCGCCCCTTTCGCGACATGAATGATCCGGCGCGGGTCGACGGCATTTGTTTTTGCTGCGACGATTGCTGCGGTTATTTTCTGAATCCGGTCGAAGAATGCGACAAAGGGCCCCTCATCGAGGAAACCGTCATGGAGGACTGTACCCATTGTGCGGTTTGCACCGAGGTCTGCTATTTCGGCGCCCGCAAAATGGCCGGGGGAAAACTTCTTCTCGACCGGGAAAAATGTTACGGGTGCGGGCTCTGCGTCGATATCTGCCCCGAAAACTGCATCACGATGATCCGCCGGCTATAG
- a CDS encoding conserved hypothetical protein (Evidence 4 : Unknown function but conserved in other organisms) codes for MPKIIDLKKDCKRLYSPSAKTASIVQVPKMNFLMIDGKGDPNKSKDFQDAIESLFSLSYTIKFNLKKSGGYDYRVMPLEGLWWVEGRTDKFRMENKKNWKWTLMIMQPEFVSAKKVDEARGQLEAKKAPARLSMVRFENLAEGNAAQIMHVGPFSRETATVSKLHQFIEASGYNIRGKHHEIYLSDFRRVAPERMKTVIRQPLK; via the coding sequence ATGCCAAAGATTATTGACCTGAAGAAAGACTGCAAGCGCCTCTATAGCCCGTCGGCAAAAACCGCCTCGATCGTGCAGGTGCCGAAGATGAATTTTCTGATGATCGACGGCAAAGGGGACCCCAATAAATCCAAAGATTTTCAGGACGCGATCGAGTCGCTCTTCAGTCTTTCCTATACCATCAAATTCAATTTGAAAAAAAGCGGCGGATATGATTATCGCGTTATGCCGCTCGAAGGCTTATGGTGGGTCGAGGGGCGGACCGATAAATTCCGGATGGAAAATAAGAAAAATTGGAAATGGACCCTGATGATTATGCAGCCGGAATTTGTCTCGGCAAAAAAAGTCGATGAAGCCCGCGGGCAACTCGAGGCCAAAAAGGCGCCCGCCCGGCTTTCCATGGTCCGCTTCGAGAATCTGGCCGAAGGAAACGCGGCCCAGATAATGCATGTCGGCCCGTTTTCCCGAGAAACGGCGACCGTGAGCAAATTGCACCAATTTATCGAGGCATCTGGGTACAATATTCGGGGGAAACACCACGAAATCTATTTGAGCGATTTTCGCCGGGTGGCCCCGGAACGAATGAAAACCGTCATTCGTCAACCTTTGAAGTGA
- a CDS encoding hypothetical protein (Evidence 5 : Unknown function) yields the protein MKNRLIVIIFVVFSILIGANALGIDLSRGIVSDVPDEFMSRTFGKIPISRLTHEDSVAIATYRYNADTLKVLAIMVEWFDRRGTNSLATIDSMLFSRNVYPGGSVADYLNEASYGKLTVVGNVIDWYNAGMYSSYYDFENLLYDLDPFIDFSQYDGNNDGDVDAVVFVRAGLGQEDSHDTYDIWSYAVSYGPHGGPGPFDGKMVPSWNTSPELRPLHDSLNPRLFTGEDSLNSIRVFAHEMTHNVGLPDLYDYDAKLDTTTYFTPNDANDHPFVDWCLMGYGGYGIFSIKSVNPSHICGWNKMQAGWITPVTLDEGKYENLVIHNIETTPDSSLFKLPINPARGEYFLLEYRNPQSAAQYDKFDSDFSVYFWPLLKYGCDPLDRGLLITHVHDSLGANFHRINYGWPMYPHYTVAVEDAGYDPARNRYYNAGGNLSDSAQWWYPYETRKGALFSNDVPGQETFGPATVPSSEGYFGPTGITVRVDSMVGDKLYAYVIYDLDGDGVPNNSDNCSGLSNPEQTDADADGLGDACDNCPEVYNPDQLDANHNGIGDVCDYTCGDVNGNGAVNILDVSYIITFLYKGGPAPVSMIAANVNGDGNVNILDVSYLINFLYRSGPGLNCQ from the coding sequence ATGAAAAATCGGCTAATTGTTATCATCTTTGTCGTTTTTAGCATCCTGATCGGAGCGAACGCTCTGGGCATAGACCTGTCCCGAGGGATCGTGTCCGATGTCCCGGATGAATTTATGAGCCGGACCTTCGGGAAGATTCCTATTTCCCGACTCACCCATGAAGACAGTGTCGCCATTGCCACCTACCGCTATAACGCCGACACCCTGAAAGTGCTGGCCATTATGGTCGAATGGTTCGACCGCCGCGGCACCAATTCCCTCGCCACCATCGACAGTATGCTCTTTTCACGCAATGTCTATCCCGGCGGCTCGGTGGCCGATTATCTGAACGAAGCCTCGTATGGCAAACTGACAGTGGTGGGGAATGTCATAGACTGGTATAACGCCGGTATGTACTCCAGTTATTACGATTTTGAAAACCTTTTGTATGATCTCGATCCCTTTATCGATTTCTCACAATACGACGGCAATAATGACGGTGATGTCGATGCCGTAGTCTTTGTCCGGGCCGGCCTCGGGCAGGAAGATTCTCACGATACTTATGATATCTGGTCGTACGCGGTGTCGTATGGTCCGCACGGCGGACCGGGTCCATTCGACGGCAAGATGGTGCCGAGCTGGAACACGTCGCCGGAACTGAGGCCCCTTCACGATTCGCTTAATCCGAGACTTTTCACGGGCGAGGACTCCTTGAACAGTATTCGCGTTTTCGCGCATGAGATGACTCATAATGTCGGCCTTCCCGATCTATATGACTATGACGCCAAACTCGACACGACCACTTATTTCACGCCGAATGACGCCAACGACCACCCCTTTGTGGACTGGTGCCTGATGGGATACGGCGGCTACGGCATATTTTCCATCAAATCGGTGAATCCGTCGCATATTTGCGGATGGAACAAAATGCAGGCCGGATGGATCACCCCTGTCACGCTCGATGAAGGAAAATACGAAAATCTGGTCATACATAATATCGAAACCACTCCGGATAGTTCCTTATTCAAACTGCCGATAAATCCGGCCCGGGGAGAGTATTTCCTGCTGGAGTACCGCAATCCGCAATCGGCCGCGCAATACGATAAATTCGATTCCGATTTCAGCGTCTATTTCTGGCCCCTTTTGAAGTATGGGTGTGATCCCCTGGACCGGGGGCTCTTGATTACCCATGTGCATGATTCCCTGGGGGCCAATTTCCACCGAATCAATTACGGCTGGCCGATGTATCCCCATTATACGGTGGCGGTCGAGGATGCCGGATACGATCCAGCGCGGAACAGGTATTATAACGCCGGGGGGAACCTGAGCGATTCGGCGCAGTGGTGGTATCCCTATGAAACCAGAAAGGGAGCGCTATTTTCCAATGATGTTCCCGGCCAGGAGACTTTCGGACCGGCGACTGTTCCCAGCAGTGAGGGCTATTTCGGCCCGACCGGCATTACGGTGCGGGTTGACTCTATGGTCGGTGATAAACTATACGCCTACGTGATATACGATCTCGACGGCGACGGGGTGCCGAATAACAGCGACAACTGCTCCGGCTTGAGCAATCCCGAGCAGACCGATGCCGACGCCGACGGTCTCGGGGATGCCTGTGATAATTGTCCCGAGGTATATAATCCGGATCAACTGGACGCCAATCATAACGGTATCGGGGATGTTTGCGATTATACCTGCGGTGATGTCAACGGCAATGGAGCGGTCAATATTCTTGATGTCTCTTATATTATTACTTTTCTGTATAAAGGCGGGCCGGCGCCGGTATCGATGATCGCCGCCAATGTCAACGGGGACGGGAATGTGAATATACTCGATGTCAGTTATTTGATTAATTTCCTCTACCGTTCCGGACCGGGCCTCAATTGCCAATGA
- a CDS encoding Anti-sigma factor antagonist encodes MKIVDEIKNDVVIIKLEGKVMGGPDATIFYGKLHEYVDAGKKKVIIDLSGVEWMSSVGLGMLISALTTMKNKGGELKLTGVTKTIQSLLTITRLMTIFESHDSIDDAIKTFK; translated from the coding sequence ATGAAAATTGTCGACGAAATCAAGAATGATGTAGTCATTATCAAACTCGAAGGTAAAGTCATGGGGGGGCCGGACGCCACCATTTTCTACGGCAAACTGCATGAATATGTCGATGCCGGCAAGAAAAAGGTGATTATCGATCTTTCCGGAGTGGAGTGGATGAGTTCGGTCGGACTGGGAATGCTTATTTCAGCCCTGACGACGATGAAAAACAAGGGCGGCGAACTGAAATTAACCGGTGTAACTAAGACCATTCAGTCTTTGCTGACAATTACCCGGCTCATGACCATTTTCGAATCACACGATTCGATCGATGATGCCATAAAGACCTTCAAATGA
- a CDS encoding membrane hypothetical protein (Evidence 5 : Unknown function) → MTHKNILVAAILVLLAAAFVVHAVSLSFTQDDAFISYRYVKNFLDGKGLVFNPGERVEGYTNFLFVILMTLFGKLGLDYILFSKIVGIVSGLFLIGLSYFWGRQTELGEFGALSVPLLLAANGVFAYWSISGLETVLFSALIFSGLYLAARNNILFIPLLALATLTRPEGGLVFLLILAYYLAARINTLKKVSFYLFIYAMLIAPQVLFRLFYYHDILPNPFYAKTGLSLEYLTAGVKYGALFSKEYGFYGLILIVPITAFKLLSHEMRLLFSVNIIYIAYIIIVGGDVLHEHRFFVPILASLYLVFAYSTVVLLKRLFHRRTRLVGISFAVVLSLGAVATFILPWSRLMATREAEIALINKMRTAAEILNREIDWPYSLATTTIGAVSYYSHAKIIDMLGLTDRTIAKSPQTEIPGIESTWKERQYNIPYLMKLQPDFILFSTSLKPSAPAERALFLSSKFREAYYPVLMTKPRLHIYKLKAGFFGDDRYETDPRFVNLYVDAINQYLSQNFDSAIVLAQESEQLAPNDFYMVFNFMGEVRMAQGRPGDAKDILLKAFALSKGYSVQAALMLAQIYQGEGDLQKAAYYSKSAEIANRFK, encoded by the coding sequence ATGACGCATAAGAATATTTTGGTTGCTGCTATTCTGGTCCTGTTGGCGGCCGCTTTTGTTGTCCACGCGGTGTCGCTTTCGTTTACGCAGGATGACGCTTTTATCTCTTATCGTTATGTGAAAAATTTCCTCGATGGCAAAGGGCTGGTTTTCAATCCGGGGGAGAGAGTCGAGGGTTACACCAATTTCCTTTTTGTCATTTTGATGACACTCTTCGGAAAACTGGGCCTCGATTATATTCTATTCTCCAAAATTGTCGGAATTGTTTCCGGTCTTTTTCTTATCGGGTTGTCCTATTTTTGGGGACGGCAAACAGAATTAGGAGAATTCGGGGCTCTATCAGTGCCTCTTCTTTTGGCCGCGAATGGCGTTTTTGCCTATTGGTCGATTTCCGGCCTGGAAACCGTTCTTTTCTCGGCCTTGATATTCTCCGGTCTATATCTGGCCGCCCGGAATAATATCCTGTTCATACCGCTGCTTGCCCTGGCCACATTGACCCGCCCCGAAGGGGGACTCGTTTTCCTTTTGATTCTGGCCTATTACCTGGCGGCGAGAATCAACACTTTGAAGAAAGTCTCGTTCTATTTATTCATCTACGCCATGCTCATTGCGCCGCAGGTTCTCTTTCGCCTCTTTTATTATCATGACATACTGCCCAACCCGTTCTACGCCAAAACCGGGCTTTCCCTCGAATATCTTACCGCCGGCGTCAAATACGGCGCGCTGTTCTCTAAAGAGTATGGCTTCTATGGCCTGATCCTCATTGTTCCGATAACGGCTTTCAAACTGCTTTCACATGAAATGCGCCTTCTGTTTTCAGTCAATATCATCTATATCGCCTATATTATCATTGTCGGGGGCGACGTCCTTCATGAGCATCGTTTTTTTGTCCCGATACTGGCGTCACTGTATTTGGTCTTCGCATATTCGACAGTCGTACTTCTCAAGCGGCTATTCCATAGGAGAACCCGGCTAGTGGGGATTTCGTTTGCCGTGGTTCTATCCCTGGGGGCGGTTGCCACCTTCATCCTGCCTTGGTCCCGGCTCATGGCCACCCGGGAAGCCGAGATTGCCCTTATAAATAAAATGCGAACTGCCGCCGAAATTCTGAATCGTGAAATCGATTGGCCCTATTCTCTCGCCACCACAACCATCGGCGCCGTCAGTTATTATAGCCATGCGAAAATCATTGATATGCTCGGCCTGACCGATCGCACCATCGCCAAGAGCCCCCAAACCGAAATCCCCGGCATCGAGTCAACCTGGAAAGAACGCCAGTATAATATCCCTTATCTGATGAAACTTCAGCCCGATTTTATTTTATTTTCCACTTCGCTCAAGCCCTCGGCCCCCGCCGAACGGGCCCTGTTTCTGTCATCAAAATTCCGCGAAGCCTATTACCCTGTCCTCATGACCAAACCGCGCTTGCATATTTATAAACTCAAGGCCGGATTTTTCGGCGACGACCGCTACGAAACCGATCCCCGTTTCGTGAACCTCTATGTCGATGCCATCAATCAGTACTTGAGTCAGAATTTCGATTCCGCGATTGTGCTGGCGCAGGAATCGGAACAACTGGCGCCGAATGACTTCTACATGGTTTTCAATTTCATGGGTGAAGTGCGGATGGCTCAGGGAAGACCGGGGGATGCGAAGGATATTTTGCTGAAGGCCTTCGCCCTATCGAAAGGGTATTCGGTTCAGGCGGCCCTGATGCTGGCGCAGATTTATCAGGGGGAAGGGGATCTTCAAAAGGCGGCGTATTACAGCAAAAGCGCCGAGATCGCCAACCGCTTCAAATAA
- a CDS encoding hypothetical protein (Evidence 5 : Unknown function) — MPGLNLVADINPLDPSRLSRSYQDLKFREKFVLDHYHSSEKISIGFLGYKGYPSQSFEDNNVLVLLEGFIYNKSDWEIDSALHRLVDAFPVKEKFPSAIAGFMDDCDGDYLALIYFKAGGEFAIFNDRWGRLPTFYSLTPARLTLSRDMKFLLSWADTISFNPIALAEFLSFEYNLGEKTIFKGIKRLSPATLLQGKIESKGITCEFQKIHPIDFTTTAEIIARKAAVAECVTLFRESLQSRVRRCDEKGLTIVTDLSGGFDTRAVLAGMATTGTDFIPATDILFTGDESKIAKRLAEIYGKELRIFRAAHPFDNFGAMKEITYLTDGFVNCQTASACYWDDIEREKNLKGLAVRFMGFGGEFIRHPYRPMSGCENLAEMIDNDAYTNFIPLASSATLLGLDRGALTRDIHEEIALYPEKKISDKVKHLYFEYYNGLVNAGENRHRFFAWTIPPLRGKSLFEFEMTQLHPSMIDYSFFIDFLMALDPRLLEISLYGQSVRLNKTVSRNKYLAKQGLRDMLRTNRLVYRGQKKTRRSLGRFRSVNKDYENLIAEISLTFRHSRTVAGLFDSAVLNKYLASKPPEPELYQILTVCHYLAELERRFPEKISY, encoded by the coding sequence ATGCCGGGCCTAAATCTGGTCGCCGATATAAACCCCCTCGACCCTTCCCGACTTTCCCGATCATATCAGGACCTGAAATTCCGGGAAAAATTCGTTCTCGACCACTATCATTCCTCGGAAAAAATATCCATCGGATTTCTCGGATATAAAGGGTACCCGTCGCAATCCTTCGAAGACAATAACGTTCTGGTGCTCCTCGAGGGATTTATTTATAATAAATCAGACTGGGAAATAGATTCCGCGCTGCATCGCTTGGTCGACGCTTTTCCGGTCAAAGAGAAATTCCCTTCCGCCATAGCCGGCTTCATGGATGATTGCGATGGCGACTACCTGGCATTGATCTATTTCAAAGCCGGAGGCGAATTTGCGATATTCAACGACCGCTGGGGGCGACTCCCGACCTTTTACAGTCTCACCCCGGCCCGGCTGACCCTGTCGCGCGATATGAAATTTCTCCTGTCGTGGGCGGACACGATTTCTTTCAACCCGATTGCCCTGGCCGAATTCCTGTCCTTCGAGTACAATCTGGGCGAGAAAACCATATTTAAAGGGATCAAACGACTTTCCCCGGCCACTTTGCTTCAGGGGAAGATTGAAAGTAAGGGCATTACTTGTGAGTTCCAGAAAATTCACCCGATCGATTTCACCACTACGGCTGAAATCATCGCAAGAAAGGCGGCGGTGGCGGAGTGTGTCACTCTCTTTCGTGAATCGCTTCAAAGCCGGGTCCGGCGCTGCGACGAAAAAGGCCTCACCATAGTTACCGACCTGAGCGGTGGTTTCGATACCCGCGCCGTTCTGGCCGGAATGGCCACCACCGGCACTGATTTTATCCCCGCCACTGATATATTGTTCACCGGCGATGAATCCAAAATCGCAAAACGACTGGCCGAGATTTACGGAAAAGAGTTGAGAATTTTCAGAGCCGCGCATCCTTTCGATAATTTTGGAGCCATGAAAGAAATTACCTATCTGACCGATGGATTCGTCAACTGTCAGACCGCCTCTGCCTGCTATTGGGACGATATCGAGCGGGAAAAAAATCTGAAGGGGCTTGCGGTTCGTTTCATGGGTTTCGGCGGTGAATTTATCCGTCACCCGTACCGTCCCATGTCCGGCTGTGAAAATTTGGCGGAAATGATCGATAACGACGCCTACACTAATTTTATTCCTCTGGCCTCGTCGGCTACCCTTCTCGGCCTGGATCGCGGTGCCTTGACCCGCGATATTCATGAGGAAATCGCTCTTTATCCGGAGAAGAAAATTTCAGACAAAGTCAAACATCTCTATTTCGAATATTACAACGGACTCGTCAATGCCGGGGAAAACCGCCATCGTTTCTTTGCCTGGACCATCCCGCCTCTCAGGGGGAAGTCTCTTTTCGAATTCGAGATGACCCAACTCCATCCCTCAATGATTGATTATTCCTTCTTCATCGATTTTCTTATGGCTCTTGATCCCCGTCTTCTGGAAATTTCGCTTTACGGGCAGAGCGTCCGCCTGAATAAAACCGTCAGCAGGAATAAGTATCTGGCCAAGCAGGGATTAAGAGATATGCTTCGCACCAATCGCCTTGTCTATCGCGGTCAGAAGAAGACACGTCGTTCGCTCGGCCGATTCCGCTCTGTGAACAAAGACTATGAAAATTTAATAGCCGAAATATCATTGACCTTTCGGCACAGCCGCACCGTCGCCGGTCTGTTTGATTCCGCGGTTTTGAATAAATATCTGGCCTCGAAGCCGCCGGAACCGGAATTGTATCAAATCCTTACCGTCTGCCACTACCTGGCCGAATTGGAAAGGCGTTTCCCGGAGAAGATTTCCTATTAA
- a CDS encoding FAD linked oxidase domain protein, with the protein MATRPSATARDSGTLDQKAISSFKSSIRGEILIRGDAGYEKARKVFNGMIDRFPAVIARCVNVADVMASVNFAREHDLALSVRGGGHNVTGFATNDGGLVIDLSPMKGIRIDPDEQVAYIEGGCTWGDVDHATHAFGLATAGGIISTTGVGGLTLGGGVGHLTRRCGLSIDNLISADVVTADGHLVRAGAKENSDLYWALRGGGGNFGVITSFEFRLHPVGTVLAGPILYPLEKGREALKFYRDFMNNAPDNINAFFAYLIVPPGDPFPANLQNKTVCAVVVCCSGDLEKAEKTIKPLRQFGPPLLDMVGALPFPAVQSMFDGLVPSGLQNYWKADFVNDLTDDIIDAHVKYGPGIPTFNSALHIYPVSGAANRVGKGETAYNYRDAKYVHVIAAMYPNPSDTEKNMKWVRDYWESLHPHSSGGAYVNFMMDEGEDRIAATYRDNFSRLALIKRKYDPDNLFRMNQNIKPAK; encoded by the coding sequence ATGGCTACAAGACCATCCGCTACCGCTCGGGACTCAGGGACTCTGGATCAAAAGGCGATTTCCTCGTTCAAAAGCAGTATTCGGGGAGAGATCCTTATCCGCGGAGACGCCGGCTATGAAAAGGCCCGTAAGGTTTTTAACGGCATGATCGACCGTTTTCCGGCCGTCATCGCCCGATGTGTCAATGTCGCCGACGTCATGGCGTCGGTTAATTTCGCCCGGGAACATGATCTGGCCCTTTCGGTCCGGGGCGGGGGACATAATGTCACCGGTTTCGCCACCAATGACGGCGGGCTGGTGATCGATTTGTCCCCGATGAAAGGGATCCGAATCGATCCCGATGAACAAGTGGCCTATATCGAAGGGGGATGCACCTGGGGCGATGTCGACCACGCCACGCATGCTTTCGGTCTGGCCACGGCCGGGGGAATTATTTCCACCACCGGGGTCGGCGGTCTGACTCTGGGCGGCGGGGTCGGGCATTTGACCCGCCGCTGCGGCCTTTCCATCGATAACCTCATTTCTGCCGATGTTGTCACGGCTGACGGCCATCTGGTCCGGGCCGGCGCCAAGGAAAACAGCGATTTATACTGGGCCCTTCGCGGCGGCGGCGGCAATTTCGGCGTCATCACCAGTTTCGAATTTCGCCTCCATCCGGTCGGAACCGTTTTAGCCGGCCCGATCTTGTATCCTCTTGAGAAAGGACGCGAAGCCCTCAAATTTTACCGGGATTTCATGAATAATGCTCCCGATAATATTAATGCCTTTTTTGCCTATTTGATAGTCCCCCCGGGCGATCCGTTCCCGGCCAATCTCCAAAACAAAACTGTTTGCGCCGTCGTGGTCTGCTGCAGCGGCGATCTGGAAAAGGCCGAAAAAACCATCAAACCGCTCCGTCAATTCGGCCCGCCCCTTCTCGATATGGTTGGAGCCTTGCCGTTCCCGGCGGTCCAAAGCATGTTTGACGGTCTGGTGCCGTCGGGTCTGCAAAACTACTGGAAGGCCGATTTCGTCAACGATCTTACCGACGATATCATCGACGCCCATGTCAAGTACGGGCCGGGTATTCCCACTTTCAACTCCGCCTTGCATATCTATCCGGTGAGCGGCGCCGCCAACCGGGTCGGCAAAGGGGAGACCGCTTACAATTACCGCGATGCCAAGTACGTTCATGTCATCGCCGCCATGTATCCCAATCCCTCCGATACGGAAAAAAACATGAAATGGGTACGGGATTATTGGGAGAGTCTGCATCCGCACTCTTCGGGCGGGGCCTATGTCAATTTTATGATGGATGAGGGCGAGGATCGGATTGCCGCCACCTATCGCGACAACTTCTCCCGCCTGGCACTGATTAAGCGCAAATACGATCCCGATAACCTGTTCCGCATGAATCAGAATATCAAACCGGCTAAGTAG
- a CDS encoding Short-chain dehydrogenase/reductase SDR, with protein MRALDNLVVVITGASQGIGAAIARNFALHNARVVVTGRNRARLAENVAPYNIPRSRYLIIAGDLTHPGTVKKIVSAAVKKFGRIDIFVNNAGVGIHKPVEETTVAEYDTIMDTNLKAIFLSFRELIPLFRRQGGGQIINISSGAARIGSPGLAVYAASKAAVNVLSESAAGEVRNQSIKISVLSPASTDTKLMSQMSKQSRSPSKASLKLTVDEVAEAVIYLARQNSNAWTSMADIRPLLINR; from the coding sequence ATGCGCGCGCTCGACAATTTGGTCGTGGTGATTACCGGCGCCAGTCAGGGCATTGGGGCCGCTATTGCCCGTAACTTTGCATTACACAATGCTCGGGTGGTTGTCACCGGACGTAATCGGGCCCGGCTCGCCGAAAATGTCGCGCCATACAATATTCCCAGAAGCCGCTATTTGATTATCGCCGGCGATTTGACACATCCCGGCACCGTAAAGAAAATTGTCTCTGCGGCCGTCAAAAAATTCGGGCGGATCGATATTTTTGTCAATAACGCCGGTGTCGGGATACATAAGCCGGTCGAAGAGACGACGGTCGCCGAATACGATACCATCATGGATACCAACCTTAAAGCGATCTTCCTGAGTTTCCGGGAACTGATCCCCTTATTCCGCCGGCAGGGCGGCGGGCAAATAATCAATATTTCATCCGGCGCGGCCCGCATTGGCTCCCCCGGCCTGGCGGTCTATGCCGCCTCCAAGGCGGCTGTCAATGTTCTCTCCGAATCGGCCGCCGGGGAGGTCCGCAATCAGAGCATCAAGATATCGGTTTTGTCGCCGGCTTCGACCGACACCAAATTGATGTCTCAAATGTCGAAACAATCCCGCTCGCCGTCGAAGGCCTCGCTGAAACTGACTGTCGATGAAGTCGCCGAAGCGGTGATATACCTGGCCCGTCAGAACAGCAACGCCTGGACATCGATGGCCGATATCCGGCCCCTGCTTATCAACAGATGA